In the genome of Pelodiscus sinensis isolate JC-2024 chromosome 3, ASM4963464v1, whole genome shotgun sequence, one region contains:
- the KBTBD11 gene encoding kelch repeat and BTB domain-containing protein 11 produces the protein MESPVLSCVIYPGDGNMGEAKKTCPTRLCGEAEQQPGVPGKAPGEAESSNGSQQPPGSGEGSAAAEEEENGGGESAALQLQAPCGFSSSLCFSSPGGDKAPQQDPGAASPCSRVVQSQWEINNATAEEGEAGGGGDIARPPPGTYCPQAGAQPRSPPPLSEEPDLVIEVSGRHIRAHKSVLAAKSDYFRARSSRDILRVKGVSYGALRLLIDYVYTARMGEVRHDNLAEVVSGARVLQMPCALHCAAEAMRAQLRLDNCYQLLCLAKKQRLAELREAAYRFMSDHYLQVLREPAVYGRLSGAERDLILQRRLEAGKRCLLVAEVSDAFERLSAGSSRPQSRESSRPQSPSSVVSLEESSYLIYCYQEAAKEWRVLTRLPEEANAKGCAMCVLYNYLFLAGGITSSSGEQRARLSDKVFCYNPLTDTWSQVRPLGQPRSQLKLLALDGYLYAVGGECLFTVERYDPRADRWSSVAPLPKGAFAVAHEATTCNGEIYVSGGSLFYRLLKYDPRRDEWQECPYNSSRRRSADMVAFKSFIYRFDLNSGRGEQGQAGGVEVFRYNTVAKRWSQCASLRPSGNPLQPFRCAALGSTIYCVNRAGSLRFNLAQDGEVEADGGLPGSFDAELLKAPFEAKGVLLPFVLTLPEKPDKAGEPDSPLVL, from the coding sequence ATGGAGAGCCCGGTCCTATCCTGTGTCATTTACCCAGGTGATGGGAATATGGGTGAGGCAAAAAAGACCTGCCCCACGCGGCTCTGCGGAGAGGCGGAGCAGCAGCCGGGGGTCCCTGGAAAAGCTCCGGGGGAAGCGGAGAGCAGCAACGGCAGCCAGCAGCCCCCCGGCTCCGGGGAAGGGAGCGCGGCAGCGGAGGAAGAGGAAAACGGGGGTGGGGAAAGCGCCGCGCTGCAGTTGCAAGCTCCCTGCGGTTTCAGCTCCTCCTTGTGCTTCAGCTCGCCCGGGGGGGACAAAGCCCCGCAGCAGGATCCCGGAGCCGCCTCCCCCTGCAGCCGGGTAGTGCAGAGCCAGTGGGAGATTAACAACGCGACGGCCgaggagggggaggcgggaggaggcGGCGACATCGCCCGGCCGCCGCCTGGCACTTACTGCCCCCAGGCTGGAGCGCAGCCCAGGAGCCCGCCGCCGCTCTCGGAGGAGCCGGACCTGGTGATCGAAGTGTCCGGCCGGCACATCCGCGCCCACAAGTCGGTGCTGGCGGCCAAGAGCGACTATTTCCGCGCGCGCTCGTCGCGAGATATCCTGCGGGTGAAGGGGGTGAGCTACGGGGCGCTGCGCCTGCTCATCGACTACGTCTACACGGCCCGCATGGGCGAGGTGCGCCACGACAACCTGGCCGAGGTGGTGAGCGGCGCCCGCGTGCTGCAGATGCCCTGCGCCCTGCACTGCGCGGCCGAGGCCATGCGCGCCCAGCTGCGCCTCGACAACTGCTACCAGCTGCTGTGCCTGGCCAAGAAGCAGCGGCTGGCGGAGCTGCGGGAGGCCGCCTACCGCTTCATGAGCGACCACTACCTGCAGGTGCTGCGGGAGCCCGCGGTCTACGGCCGCCTGAGCGGCGCCGAGCGGGACCTCATCCTGCAGCGCCGCCTGGAGGCCGGCAAGCGCTGCCTGCTGGTGGCCGAGGTCAGCGACGCCTTCGAGAGGCTGAGCGCGGGCAGCAGCCGGCCGCAGAGCCGGGAGAGCAGCCGGCCGCAGAGCCCCTCCTCCGTGGTGTCGCTGGAGGAGAGCAGCTACCTGATCTACTGCTACCAAGAGGCGGCCAAGGAGTGGAGGGTGCTGACCCGTCTGCCGGAAGAGGCCAATGCCAAGGGCTGTGCCATGTGCGTCCTCTACAACTATCTCTTCTTGGCTGGAGGCATCACGTCATCATCGGGGGAGCAGCGCGCCCGTCTCTCCGACAAGGTGTTCTGCTACAACCCGCTCACTGACACATGGAGCCAGGTGCGGCCAttgggccagccccgctcacaGCTCAAGCTGCTGGCCCTGGACGGCTACCTTTATGCTGTCGGGGGCGAGTGCCTCTTCACGGTGGAGAGGTACGACCCGCGGGCTGACCGCTGGAGCTCAGTGGCCCCACTGCCCAAGGGTGCCTTCGCTGTGGCACATGAAGCCACTACCTGCAATGGGGAGATCTATGTGTCGGGTGGCTCCCTCTTCTACCGCCTGCTCAAGTACGACCCTCGGCGGGACGAGTGGCAAGAATGCCCCTACAACAGCAGCCGTCGCCGCTCTGCCGACATGGTGGCCTTCAAGAGCTTCATCTACCGCTTTGACCTGAACAGTGGACGTGGcgagcagggccaggctggtggggTCGAGGTCTTCCGCTACAACACTGTGGCCAAGCGCTGGAGCCAGTGTGCCTCTTTGCGGCCCAGCGGCAACCCCCTGCAGCCCTTCCGCTGCGCCGCACTGGGCAGCACTATCTACTGTGTTAACCGGGCTGGCTCTTTGCGCTTCAACCTAGCCCAGGATGGCGAGGTGGAAGCTGATGGAGGACTGCCAGGTAGCTTCGATGCAGAGCTGCTCAAGgccccctttgaggccaaaggtgTCCTCCTGCCTTTTGTGCTCACTCTACCAGAGAAGCCTGACAAAGCTGGAGAGCCAGacagcccccttgt